The sequence TATACTGGTTTTGCTTTCGGTATGGGTATCGAACGGATTACGCAATTGAAGTATGTAGTCAATGACCTACGCCTATACACCGAAAACGACGTTCGATTCCTAAGACAATTTGAAGGACTCTAAATCATGCGTGAATGAGTGAATAGCCAATGTGCGTTTTATTCACTCATTCACGCATTCAAGCATTCAATATGAACCCCATTCGTCTTTCTGACTTAGCCTTTACTCTCGAAGCCGTTATAGACGACGCTTTCGGGCAGAAAGCGGTATGGGTTATTGCCGAGACGAGTGATATCAAAAATTATCCTGACCGGGGCTATTGCTTTCTGACGCTGGTTGAACGCGATACGTCGGGTACGTCGGCAGGTCGGGAAACACTTGCTAAACTCGATGCCTGCATCTGGCGACGAAATTACCACACGATCAACGATTTCGAGAGTGCTACGGGCGTAGCTTTTGCCCGTAATATTCAATTATTGCTCCTTGTATCGGTGGGTTTCAGTCCGGTTTATGGGCTACGGCTGGAAATTCTTAAAATTGACCCTTCCTATACGCTCGGGAATCTGGAACGGGAGCGTCAGGCTGTTCTGGATGCGCTTGTCAAGAATCACCCGGATCTGGTCTGGCTCGAAGCGGGTCAGTACATTACCGCCAACCAATTACTGCCCCGTCCGGCTGTAATGCAACGAATTGCCCTTATTGCGGCTCCCGGCTCCGACGGCTGGCGTGATTTCCGGCATGAGTTGGCGCAAAATCCTTTCGGTTATGATTTCGGGGTCGACGAATACCTGACGCAGGTACAGGGAAAAGGAGCCGAAAAAGCGATTTGCGACCAACTGGAACGCATTCGAACAAGCAACATAGACTATGATTCCGTTGTGATCGTGCGCGGTGGCGGCTCACAACTGGATTTCGGGTCGTTTGATACGTACCTGATGGGGCAAACGGTCGCCGGTTTTGGCATTCCAATTCTGGCAGGCATCGGTCATGAACGCAATGTGAGTATTACTGATTTGCTCTGCCATGAAAGCGTGAAAACGCCAACCAAAGCAGCTGCGTTTCTGATTGAACACAATCGGCAGTTTGAAGAAAGCTGCCTGCTCCTTCGGGAGCGTTTGGCGCTGGTTGCCCGTGAGGCTCTGCAAACTTCCCGCGAACAATTAGACGCTGAAACGGAGCGGTTACGATTTGTTATGCATAATTTTTTTCGTGACTGCCACACCGATCTGACGGAAAAAGCAGTTACCATTCGCCATCTCGATCCGTCTAATGTACTTCGGCGCGGTTACGCACTCGTTCTACGCAACGGCCATATTTTAACCAAAAGTACAGGCATCCAATCTGGCGAAACCCTCCAGATACAGATGAATGACGGCAGCATTAACGTAGTAAGCAAGCAGTCTTCAGTCCTCAGTGAGCACTAATCTGCCTACTAAAACCAGATATATGACCTATCAGGAAGCTTATGACCAACTCGCCACGTTGGTTGATGAAATTGAAAATGACCAGGTTCCACTCGATGAGTTACCCGGTAAAATTCGGTTAGCGACCGAACTGATCACATTTTGTCAAAATCGGCTTCGGGATGTCGAAACAGAGTACCAGGAAGTAATTGAACGGCTGCCTAAGCGATAAAATCAGGAATTTTATCCTGAAGTCTTATGCGACCTTTGCTAAACCTTCCCTAATTTTATCGCCGGGGTAAAATCCCCTGGGGCATTTTTGTGCTAGTTTTCGGATGTGATGTAAGTATTAGCCCCCACTTTCTGCCTGATTGAAACTTTTCATATGAATTTGTTTGCCACGTTAAATGAAGTACTGAATTCGGACGTTCTGACACGGATTGCCTCCTATGTTGACGAGCCGACCGAAAAAACGAACAAGGCTGTCAATGGCCTTGTGTATACAATTGTTGGTGGTCTGATGAAACGGACCACAACCGAAATTGGTGTTAATCAACTCTTTAATCATATTCAGAAAGGCCGTTACGACGGTACTCTAACCGATAATCTGGCCACCGTTTTACGTGATCCCAGCCAAACCAACGCACTAATCACGCAGGGAGATGAAGTGATCAGTCATTTGCTACCGGCGATGAAAAGTTCGATCGGCAGTATGATTTCTGGCTACGCAGGTATTCGTAACTCATCGGCAATTTCGCTGTTAGGCCTTACGAGCACCATTGTTTTGCATGTATTGGGCAAACAGGTAAAAGACAGAAAACTGGATGCCGATGGTCTGGCCGCTTCACTGTTCACAGAGCGGGAAGCATTCGTTAATGCAGTGCCAGAAGAGTTTATGCCCCGGCTCGTCGAAAAAGTTGGCCTTCAGCAGGTTGTAAGCGGCCTGGCAACTCCGGCCCGACGCACCGCAACCGAGGGACCCGGCCGTTCTGTTTCGAGTTCGTCCGGCTCAACAGCACGAACAACAGCTACCGTTAATCGGCCCTCCGTAAGTTACGACCCAGTTGATGAATCAGACACTGATAACGGAGCATTGACAAAATGGGGAATGGGGGCCCTGCTGGCAGTGGCGCTTGGCATTGGGGGTTATTATGTATTCCAGAACACCAAAAACCATTCGGCAACATCAGAGGAAGCAAGCGACGTGACCACAATCACGAGCGATACGATCCAGGCAGATACGGTAACCCGGTCATTAGCCGTACCGATCGATACGACTGCGAAACCGAAACCTAAAGTGACACCCCCTATGGCATCGACAGCCGTATCGCCCGCGCAATCGGGTGCACTGGCGGGAAATCTGACTCAGCTCATGACGCCCTACCTCGGTAATGCAGCGTTGCCAAAGGGTAAAATTTTCCCGCTGGCAGGCGTATCTTTTTATCCAGGTTCCTTATCATTGACGGCTGGCTCACAGGCAACTATAGGCGAGCTGGCAACCTTGCTGAAAACATATCCACAGTTGCAAATTCAGCTCGTCGGTTATGCAAATGATGCACAGGTAGGCACTGGCACTACCAACAAAAGCTTATCGTTCAAGCGTGTCAATCAAATCAAACAGCAACTGATGTCATCCGGCATTGATTTCGTTCGAATCGACGCCATTGGCCGTGGTACTGGAGTACCTAAGAATGACACGTCCGGCATAGTTCGGCCTGCCCTCCGAAAAATTGATGTGAAAGTTGTTGTGAAGTAACGTCCCTAATGTCGATAGTTAATTGAGCTTAATCGTTATACTGATTAGCCCAAATAACTATTGACCAGGATCATCAAACAACTTTGTTACCGTCGGGTTGACTAATAGAAATCTATATTAGTTTACTCAACTATGACGACGGAAACTGGAAAAACAGCCCTTATTACTGGGGCATCAAGTGGTATCGGCCGAGAATTGGCGGCTTTGTTTGCCAAGGATGGCTATAATCTTGTATTGGTAGCTCGCAGCGAAGACAAACTACAGGATTTAGCTGATAAATTCAGGCAACAGTTCGGCACAACATCCATTACGGTCATTGAAAAAGACCTATCGAACCCTGAAGCACCACAGGAAATTTACGATGAGGTCAATCGCCAGAATATTACCGTTAATGCGCTGGTTAACAATGCAGGTTTTGGTGAATATGGCAAGTTCGCTACCGAAACGGATTTACAGAAAGAACTAAGTGTCATTCAGGTCAATCTAACGGCACTCGTTCACCTGACGAAGCTGTTTCTGAAAGATATGGTAGCGCGCAATGAAGGCAAAATTCTGATGCTCGGTTCAATTGCCTCAATTATGCCCAATCCGCTTATGGCTGTGTACGGAGCTACAAAATCATTCATCTATTCGTTTTCAGAAGCTTTGCGCAACGAAGTAAACGATACCGACATCACCATTACGGTGTTAATGCCCCCTGCAACCGATACGGACTTCTTCAATAAGGCAGGAGCCATGAATACTGTAGCACAGGAACAGGCCCGCTCGATGGACCCGGCCGATGTGGCTAAAGAAGGGTATCAGGCGCTGATGAAAGGCAAAGACAAAGCAATTGCCGGCTTCTCGACCAAGGTGCAGGCTGCCGCTTTTCGCGTGTTACCCGATTCGGTCGTTAGTCAGGCTGCGCGATCGCAGATGAAATATGTAGCCGAAGCCGAACAGGAGAAAAAACCGTCGACGCTGGTCCTGGGAATCGGTATTGCCGCAGTCGCCCTTGCCGGTATTGTCATTGCCTCCCGGTATAAAAATCACAATGGCTGGGCCGAAGGTGTCAATCTGGGCAATGCCATCGACCGGGTTCGCTATCGCTATAAAGCCGGGCAAGCTGTTGGATCGGCCAAAGACGCTATTAAATCAGTCATTGATTCGGTGGCGAATGCCGTTTCTACATCAAAAGCCAAAGCAGAAGAGGCTTTGGTTTGAGGAACCTGAATTGATCAATAAAAAGCCCTTCACGTTGCTTGGGAGGGCTATTTATTGATCACCGATTGCCGGGAAATTTAGAAAAAACCTTACTGATGGCTTCTCCAATTTGGACCGGTGTTACCTGCTGTCGGTTTAAAACGCTCGATATGGCTACATCCCAGATAAGCGCATTACGCTGGGCATCAACAATATGCAGATTGACGGTTCCCTCCTGATACGTACCAACCGGTACCTCCTGACTTCGCCATTGATAGCGCCGTTGACCAATATAAAGTGGAGCCTCGTTAATTGTCGTTTGGCGAGTCTGTGTTTTTTCTTTCACAACAGCGCCAATATTTACGAGTAAATCCGGATTATCCTTTGTTTGCTGATATCCCCGATTGGCCAGCTCAGCAGCTACAGCCTGCTTTATCTGCTCGACCGTTGCCTGATAAGCCTCACGGGGTGAAGGATCGATGCGATTGGTATCGACAAAAGCAAAGGTTCGATAAGCCGACCAGGTCGCAGTTTTATCAGCCTGATTTCGGGTAATTCGGTAAGATGAACAACCCGTAAGTAGGGTAATTAGCAGGAGCAAAAGTCCAGTGAGCGTTTTCATAGTCGTATCTGTTTTAACAGAGGATTTTTACATTCAGAATTATCGCAAGCTATCGAGCCACACGTTTTTACGACTAGTTGAATTAACTGTAGCACGGTACTCTGCGGTACTACTTCCATTAACAATTCTTCTTAACGAAGTTTCAGCAAAAAGCAGCTAATTCTCCTCTCCAATTCGTCCAAAATCGGGTTGGCAAATAACTAATTGCCATAGCTTAACACCGAATAATCAAAACAACTTTAAGCGTCCGTAGTTCAATAGGTTACTCACTAACCATTCAAACGTTATGAATGCAGAAACAGGAAAAACTGCTCTGATTACAGGTGCCTCTAGCGGAATCGGCCAGGAATTGGCCAAACTTTTTGCTCAGGATGGCTATAATTTAGTGCTGGTCGCTCGTAGCGACGATACACTGGATCGGCTGGCAGATGTGTTCAAAAGCAATTATGGTACCCAACAAGTAACCGTCATTAAAAAAGACCTGGCTGAAGAAGATGCCGCACAGGATGTCTACAATCAGGTAAAGGCCAAGGGCATAACGGTCAATGTGCTGGTCAATGATGCCGGTGTGGGGTTGTATGGCCTGTTTGCTACGGATACGGACTGGGAACGCGAAAAAGCCATGATTCACCTCAACGTGCTGTCACTTACCCAGATGACCAAGTTGTTTCTGTACGATATGCTGGCTCGCAACGAGGGCAAAATTCTGAACCTTGCTTCGCTCCTATCCATTACGCCTACGCCCCTAATGGCCGTCTATGCCGGAACCAAGGCGTATGTGTATAACTTCACTCAGTCGTTGGTCAATGAGTTAAAAGACACGAATGTGACCATTACGGCTCTGTTACCAAACGCTACAGACACGGACTTTTTCCATAAAGCGGGTGCTGAAAATACGAAGGTCACCGACGA comes from Spirosoma aureum and encodes:
- a CDS encoding exodeoxyribonuclease VII large subunit, with the translated sequence MNPIRLSDLAFTLEAVIDDAFGQKAVWVIAETSDIKNYPDRGYCFLTLVERDTSGTSAGRETLAKLDACIWRRNYHTINDFESATGVAFARNIQLLLLVSVGFSPVYGLRLEILKIDPSYTLGNLERERQAVLDALVKNHPDLVWLEAGQYITANQLLPRPAVMQRIALIAAPGSDGWRDFRHELAQNPFGYDFGVDEYLTQVQGKGAEKAICDQLERIRTSNIDYDSVVIVRGGGSQLDFGSFDTYLMGQTVAGFGIPILAGIGHERNVSITDLLCHESVKTPTKAAAFLIEHNRQFEESCLLLRERLALVAREALQTSREQLDAETERLRFVMHNFFRDCHTDLTEKAVTIRHLDPSNVLRRGYALVLRNGHILTKSTGIQSGETLQIQMNDGSINVVSKQSSVLSEH
- the xseB gene encoding exodeoxyribonuclease VII small subunit — its product is MTYQEAYDQLATLVDEIENDQVPLDELPGKIRLATELITFCQNRLRDVETEYQEVIERLPKR
- a CDS encoding OmpA family protein, with the translated sequence MNLFATLNEVLNSDVLTRIASYVDEPTEKTNKAVNGLVYTIVGGLMKRTTTEIGVNQLFNHIQKGRYDGTLTDNLATVLRDPSQTNALITQGDEVISHLLPAMKSSIGSMISGYAGIRNSSAISLLGLTSTIVLHVLGKQVKDRKLDADGLAASLFTEREAFVNAVPEEFMPRLVEKVGLQQVVSGLATPARRTATEGPGRSVSSSSGSTARTTATVNRPSVSYDPVDESDTDNGALTKWGMGALLAVALGIGGYYVFQNTKNHSATSEEASDVTTITSDTIQADTVTRSLAVPIDTTAKPKPKVTPPMASTAVSPAQSGALAGNLTQLMTPYLGNAALPKGKIFPLAGVSFYPGSLSLTAGSQATIGELATLLKTYPQLQIQLVGYANDAQVGTGTTNKSLSFKRVNQIKQQLMSSGIDFVRIDAIGRGTGVPKNDTSGIVRPALRKIDVKVVVK
- a CDS encoding SDR family NAD(P)-dependent oxidoreductase; this encodes MTTETGKTALITGASSGIGRELAALFAKDGYNLVLVARSEDKLQDLADKFRQQFGTTSITVIEKDLSNPEAPQEIYDEVNRQNITVNALVNNAGFGEYGKFATETDLQKELSVIQVNLTALVHLTKLFLKDMVARNEGKILMLGSIASIMPNPLMAVYGATKSFIYSFSEALRNEVNDTDITITVLMPPATDTDFFNKAGAMNTVAQEQARSMDPADVAKEGYQALMKGKDKAIAGFSTKVQAAAFRVLPDSVVSQAARSQMKYVAEAEQEKKPSTLVLGIGIAAVALAGIVIASRYKNHNGWAEGVNLGNAIDRVRYRYKAGQAVGSAKDAIKSVIDSVANAVSTSKAKAEEALV
- a CDS encoding DUF4136 domain-containing protein; the encoded protein is MKTLTGLLLLLITLLTGCSSYRITRNQADKTATWSAYRTFAFVDTNRIDPSPREAYQATVEQIKQAVAAELANRGYQQTKDNPDLLVNIGAVVKEKTQTRQTTINEAPLYIGQRRYQWRSQEVPVGTYQEGTVNLHIVDAQRNALIWDVAISSVLNRQQVTPVQIGEAISKVFSKFPGNR
- a CDS encoding SDR family NAD(P)-dependent oxidoreductase; this translates as MNAETGKTALITGASSGIGQELAKLFAQDGYNLVLVARSDDTLDRLADVFKSNYGTQQVTVIKKDLAEEDAAQDVYNQVKAKGITVNVLVNDAGVGLYGLFATDTDWEREKAMIHLNVLSLTQMTKLFLYDMLARNEGKILNLASLLSITPTPLMAVYAGTKAYVYNFTQSLVNELKDTNVTITALLPNATDTDFFHKAGAENTKVTDEVQDPVMVAKDGYEALMAGKAKVVPGGLKNKSYEVLAYVAPQEALASLMHGKMSQKPQPENQNEKSSALAWGIGFGIAVLAGIALGVAYNNTSAVDRARYRYKAKSAGNALSDALSSVSDSLSSVLDSVVDVYQTARSKAEQLVPREEEVEDEVAA